A region of Salinibacter sp. 10B DNA encodes the following proteins:
- a CDS encoding class I SAM-dependent methyltransferase, with protein sequence MEKSSVNDIRARFDNDVERFASLETGQQSFVDAREVLDRTTRAAAATSPSATHLLDVGCGAGNYTLKFLEHGPEVHVDLVDLSQPMLNRAVERVGATTSGTVQSMQADIRECALESERYDVILAAAVLHHLRTDAEWEAVAAKFYDALRPSGALWVADLVDHDAPPIRDVMWDEYGTYLESLDGPSYREEVFGYIEQEDTPRPLLEQIDIFREAGFQTAEILHKNTTFAAFGVMK encoded by the coding sequence ATGGAGAAATCCTCGGTCAACGACATTCGGGCGCGGTTTGACAACGACGTGGAGCGGTTCGCGTCGCTCGAAACGGGGCAGCAGAGCTTCGTGGATGCCCGTGAGGTTCTCGACCGCACCACCCGAGCGGCCGCCGCTACCAGTCCCTCGGCTACGCACCTGCTCGACGTTGGGTGCGGCGCCGGCAACTACACCCTCAAGTTTCTGGAGCACGGACCGGAGGTGCACGTCGACCTCGTGGACCTGAGCCAGCCGATGCTCAACCGGGCCGTCGAACGGGTGGGCGCGACCACGTCGGGCACGGTGCAATCCATGCAGGCCGACATTCGCGAGTGCGCCCTGGAATCCGAGCGCTACGACGTGATTCTAGCCGCAGCGGTGCTACACCACCTTCGTACCGACGCGGAATGGGAAGCGGTGGCGGCGAAATTCTACGACGCTCTCCGTCCCAGTGGGGCTCTCTGGGTGGCAGACCTCGTGGATCACGATGCACCTCCCATTCGCGACGTAATGTGGGACGAATACGGGACCTATCTCGAATCCCTCGACGGGCCCTCGTACCGAGAGGAAGTTTTTGGGTACATTGAGCAGGAAGACACGCCGCGCCCGCTTCTGGAGCAGATCGACATTTTCCGAGAGGCCGGATTCCAAACCGCCGAGATTTTACACAAGAACACGACCTTCGCCGCGTTCGGTGTGATGAAGTAG
- the cimA gene encoding citramalate synthase produces MTDAVELFDTTLRDGTQGEHVTLSAHDKVRIAQKLDAFGIDVIEGGWPGSNPKDQAFFEEAKGIEWEHAAICAFGSTRHASNAPADDPNLQALIEAQTDVVSIFGKSWTLHVEQALGISLKENLDLIRSSVAFLREHGKRVIYDAEHFFDGYADHPEYALKTLRAAAEAGADTLVLCDTNGGSLPHDIHEVTATVHGEVETRLGIHAHNDGGCGVANSLAAVRGGARHVQGTINGLGERCGNADLCSVIPDLQLKMGYDCVEEEQLTTLADLSGFTNEIANLDPNDGAPYVGRSAFTHKGGIHVSAVMKEPSTYEHVEPEAVGNRRRALVSDLSGKSNIRYKADEMGLDLDSDDAAQAVERIKELEHLGYEFQGAEASFELLLRTIQGDVPDFFDLERMRVWSGQDDEGDQTVEASLALTVQAQRTLAVAEGNGPVDALSNAMGEGLESFYPHLDDVHLTDYKVRVLTPQDGTGATVRVLIEHSNGAQTWNTVGVSANILDASWQALADGVRYFLLHAAPEGDVESSAETDVAAA; encoded by the coding sequence ATGACGGACGCAGTCGAACTCTTCGACACCACCCTCCGCGACGGCACCCAGGGCGAGCACGTCACCCTCTCGGCCCACGACAAGGTGCGCATTGCCCAGAAACTGGATGCCTTCGGGATTGACGTGATTGAGGGCGGCTGGCCAGGCTCCAATCCGAAGGATCAGGCGTTCTTTGAGGAGGCAAAGGGCATTGAGTGGGAGCACGCGGCCATCTGCGCGTTTGGCTCCACCCGCCACGCCTCCAACGCGCCCGCCGACGATCCGAATCTGCAGGCTCTCATTGAGGCGCAGACCGATGTCGTATCGATCTTTGGCAAGTCGTGGACGCTGCACGTGGAGCAGGCCCTCGGCATTTCGCTGAAAGAAAATCTGGATCTCATCCGCTCGTCCGTCGCCTTTCTTCGTGAGCATGGCAAGCGCGTGATCTACGACGCCGAGCACTTCTTTGACGGCTACGCCGACCATCCGGAGTACGCCCTCAAAACGCTTCGGGCCGCGGCGGAGGCGGGGGCCGACACGCTCGTGCTCTGCGACACCAACGGCGGCTCGCTCCCGCACGACATCCACGAGGTGACGGCCACGGTGCACGGTGAGGTGGAGACGAGGCTCGGCATTCACGCCCACAACGACGGCGGGTGCGGGGTGGCCAATAGTCTGGCGGCCGTGCGAGGCGGGGCGCGGCACGTGCAGGGGACCATCAACGGCCTGGGCGAGCGGTGCGGCAACGCTGACCTGTGCTCCGTCATTCCCGACCTGCAACTCAAGATGGGCTACGACTGCGTTGAGGAGGAGCAACTGACGACGCTGGCCGACCTGTCCGGCTTTACGAACGAAATCGCGAATCTCGACCCAAACGACGGCGCGCCGTACGTGGGGCGCAGTGCCTTCACGCACAAGGGCGGCATTCACGTCTCCGCCGTCATGAAGGAGCCGAGCACCTACGAGCACGTAGAGCCCGAAGCGGTGGGCAACCGCCGCCGCGCACTGGTGTCCGACCTTTCGGGCAAGAGCAACATCCGCTACAAGGCCGACGAGATGGGGCTTGATCTCGACTCGGACGATGCGGCGCAGGCCGTCGAGCGGATTAAAGAGCTAGAGCACCTCGGCTACGAGTTTCAGGGCGCCGAGGCCTCCTTTGAGCTGCTGTTGCGCACCATTCAAGGCGATGTCCCCGACTTCTTCGACCTGGAGCGCATGCGCGTGTGGAGCGGACAGGACGACGAGGGGGATCAGACGGTCGAAGCCTCGCTCGCCCTCACGGTGCAGGCGCAGCGCACGCTGGCGGTGGCGGAGGGGAATGGACCGGTGGACGCGCTTTCCAACGCGATGGGGGAGGGGCTGGAGTCCTTCTATCCGCACCTCGACGACGTACATCTTACCGACTACAAGGTGCGTGTCTTGACGCCGCAGGACGGAACGGGGGCCACGGTGCGTGTTCTCATTGAACACAGTAACGGCGCGCAAACCTGGAATACCGTCGGCGTTTCGGCCAACATTCTCGATGCGAGCTGGCAGGCGCTGGCCGACGGCGTGCGCTACTTTCTCCTACACGCGGCCCCGGAAGGGGACGTGGAATCTTCTGCCGAAACGGACGTGGCCGCGGCCTGA
- the ilvD gene encoding dihydroxy-acid dehydratase, translated as MADASTNGHSKKIQSQEVTDGMWCAPSRAMFRAMGYTDEDLDQPLIGIANPAADVTPCNVHLDDVADAARTGLKNAGGTPIGFGTITVSDGISMGTEGMKGSLISREVIADSVELVAFAERLDGLVVLGGCDKNMPGMMMAAIRADLPSVFLYGGSIMPGKHRGQDITIQNVFEARGAVASGQMTEEELDEMERHACPGAGSCGGMFTANTMASISEAIGFAPLGSASPPAEDESRYEVARESGELVVEALEERRRPSDFLSKKSFENAIALQVAVGGSTNGVLHLLAMAAEAGVDLSIEEFDEISRRTPKIGDFQPGGRRVMNDLHEVGGVPVVLKELLDADLLHGDALTVTGETLAEAIERIDPPAIADLDVDYLYTVDEPKNEEGAIRILTGNLAPDGAVLKITGADDLRFEGTARVFENEEEATAHVQKGNIESGDAIFIRNEGPKGGPGMREMLGVTAARDGQGHAEDVALITDGRFSGATRGLSIGHVAPEAAAGGPIAAVQDGDTIIIDIPERRLEIDLTDEEIEERLDDWSPPAPQYKTGVLAKYATLFGSAAQGAISNVTLDS; from the coding sequence ATGGCTGACGCATCGACGAATGGGCATTCCAAAAAAATCCAGAGCCAGGAGGTCACCGACGGCATGTGGTGTGCGCCCTCACGCGCCATGTTTCGGGCGATGGGCTACACCGACGAGGACCTCGACCAGCCGCTGATTGGCATTGCCAATCCGGCGGCCGACGTGACGCCCTGCAACGTGCACCTCGACGACGTGGCCGACGCCGCGCGCACCGGTCTCAAGAATGCCGGTGGCACTCCGATCGGCTTTGGGACCATCACGGTGAGCGACGGCATCTCGATGGGGACGGAGGGCATGAAAGGGTCGCTCATTTCCCGCGAGGTGATTGCTGATTCGGTGGAGCTTGTCGCGTTTGCGGAGCGGCTCGACGGCCTCGTGGTCCTCGGCGGCTGCGACAAAAACATGCCGGGTATGATGATGGCGGCCATTCGGGCCGACCTGCCGAGTGTCTTTCTCTATGGCGGTTCGATCATGCCGGGCAAGCACCGGGGGCAGGACATCACGATCCAGAACGTTTTTGAGGCGCGGGGGGCGGTGGCCTCGGGGCAGATGACCGAAGAGGAACTCGACGAAATGGAGCGTCACGCCTGTCCGGGGGCTGGCTCGTGCGGCGGCATGTTTACCGCCAACACGATGGCGTCGATCAGTGAGGCAATCGGCTTTGCGCCGCTGGGGAGTGCGAGTCCGCCGGCGGAGGATGAATCGCGCTACGAGGTGGCGCGCGAATCTGGAGAACTGGTCGTAGAAGCCCTGGAAGAGCGTCGCCGACCGTCGGACTTCCTCAGCAAGAAGTCTTTCGAGAACGCGATTGCGTTGCAGGTGGCCGTGGGGGGATCCACGAACGGCGTGCTCCACCTTCTCGCGATGGCGGCGGAGGCGGGCGTCGATCTCTCCATCGAGGAGTTCGACGAGATCAGCCGTCGGACGCCCAAGATCGGCGATTTTCAGCCCGGGGGGCGGCGCGTAATGAACGATCTCCACGAGGTCGGCGGCGTGCCGGTCGTGCTGAAAGAACTGTTGGACGCCGACCTGCTGCACGGCGATGCCCTCACCGTGACGGGCGAAACGCTTGCGGAGGCGATCGAGCGGATCGATCCCCCGGCGATCGCAGACCTGGACGTTGACTACCTCTACACCGTCGATGAGCCGAAGAACGAGGAGGGGGCCATCCGCATCCTCACCGGCAACCTCGCGCCCGACGGGGCCGTGCTCAAGATTACCGGGGCCGATGACCTTCGGTTCGAAGGGACGGCCCGCGTCTTTGAAAACGAAGAAGAGGCGACGGCCCACGTGCAGAAGGGCAATATCGAGTCCGGCGACGCCATCTTTATCCGAAACGAAGGGCCGAAAGGGGGGCCGGGCATGCGCGAGATGCTGGGCGTGACGGCCGCGCGGGACGGGCAGGGACACGCCGAGGACGTGGCCCTCATCACCGACGGACGGTTCTCCGGGGCGACGCGGGGCCTTTCAATCGGACACGTGGCGCCGGAGGCGGCGGCCGGTGGGCCCATCGCTGCCGTGCAGGACGGAGACACGATCATCATCGACATTCCGGAGCGGCGACTGGAGATTGATCTCACGGACGAAGAAATAGAGGAGCGGCTGGACGACTGGTCGCCCCCTGCTCCGCAGTACAAGACCGGCGTGCTGGCAAAATACGCGACCCTCTTCGGCTCCGCCGCACAGGGCGCCATCAGCAACGTGACGCTCGACTCGTGA
- a CDS encoding 3-isopropylmalate dehydratase small subunit, translating to MSTAKDKVVTHVSGSAVPVRGNDIDTDQIIPARFMKEVTFDNMGEYAFYDARRDDDGNLNDHAINHYPNGEIMVVNQNFGCGSSREHAPQALMRWGIDGLIGESFAEIFAGNCQALGIPTATADHDTIEWIMEQVEADPALELTLDVEDETVTVGDETVDVTVSDAQREALLQGVWDTTALMKSYMDEVEQTANSVPYLNGFSEC from the coding sequence ATGAGCACTGCGAAAGACAAAGTCGTCACTCACGTAAGCGGCTCAGCGGTTCCGGTGCGGGGCAACGACATCGACACCGATCAAATCATCCCTGCCCGATTCATGAAGGAGGTCACCTTCGACAACATGGGCGAGTATGCGTTTTATGATGCTCGCCGGGACGACGACGGCAACCTGAACGACCACGCGATCAACCACTACCCGAACGGGGAGATTATGGTGGTGAACCAGAACTTCGGGTGCGGCTCCTCCCGCGAGCACGCCCCGCAGGCGCTCATGCGCTGGGGCATCGACGGCCTCATCGGGGAGTCGTTTGCGGAGATCTTTGCGGGCAACTGCCAGGCCCTCGGCATTCCCACTGCCACGGCCGACCACGACACAATCGAGTGGATCATGGAGCAGGTGGAGGCAGATCCCGCGCTCGAACTGACGCTCGACGTAGAGGACGAAACCGTGACCGTTGGAGACGAGACGGTGGACGTGACGGTCAGCGACGCCCAGCGCGAAGCCTTGCTCCAGGGCGTGTGGGACACGACGGCGCTCATGAAGAGCTACATGGACGAGGTGGAGCAGACTGCGAATTCGGTGCCCTACCTGAATGGGTTTTCTGAGTGCTGA